The following proteins come from a genomic window of Streptococcus pneumoniae:
- the rpoB gene encoding DNA-directed RNA polymerase subunit beta gives MAGHDVQYGKHRTRRSFSRIKEVLDLPNLIEIQTDSFKAFLDHGLKEVFEDVLPISNFTDTMELEFVGYEIKEPKYTLEEARIHDASYSAPIFVTFRLINKETGEIKTQEVFFGDFPIMTEMGTFIINGGERIIVSQLVRSPGVYFNDKVDKNGKVGYGSTVIPNRGAWLELESDSKDITYTRIDRTRKIPFTTLVRALGFSGDDEIFDIFGDSELVRNTVEKDIHKNPMDSRTDEALKEIYERLRPGEPKTAESSRSLLVARFFDPRRYDLAAVGRYKINKKLNVKTRLLNQTIAEPLVDPETGEILVEAGTIMTRSVIESIESHLDGDLNKIVYIPNDAAVVTEPVVLQKFKVVAPTDPDRVVTIIGNANPDDKVRTVTPADILAEMSYFLNLAEGLGRVDDIDHLGNRRIRAVGELLANQVRLGLSRMERNVRERMSVQDNEVLTPQQIINIRPVTAAVKEFFGSSQLSQFMDQHNPLSELSHKRRLSALGPGGLTRDRAGYEVRDVHYTHYGRMCPIETPEGPNIGLINNLSSYGHLNKYGFVQTPYRKVDRETGVVTNEIVWLTADEEDEYTVAQANSRLNEDGTFAEKIVMGRHQGVNQEYPANIVDYMDVSPKQVVAVATACIPFLENDDSNRALMGANMQRQAVPLINPQAPYVGTGMEYQAAHDSGAAVIAQYDGKVTYADADKVEVRREDGSLDVYHIQKFRRSNSGTAYNQRTLVKVGDVVEKGDFIADGPSMENGEMALGQNPIVAYMTWEGYNFEDAVIMSERLVKDDVYTSVHLEEYESETRDTKLGPEEITREIPNVGEDALKDLDEMGIIRIGAEVKEGDILVGKVTPKGEKDLSAEERLLHAIFGDKSREVRDTSLRVPHGADGVVRDVKIFTRVNGDELQSGVNMLVRVYIAQKRKIKVGDKMAGRHGNKGVVSRIVPVEDMPYLPDGTPVDIMLNPLGVPSRMNIGQVMELHLGMAARTLGIHIATPVFDGASSEDLWSTVKEAGMDSDAKTILYDGRTGEPFDNRVSVGVMYMIKLHHMVDDKLHARSVGPYSTVTQQPLGGKAQFGGQRFGEMEVWALEAYGASNVLQEILTYKSDDINGRLKAYEAITKGKPIPKPGVPESFRVLVKELQSLGLDMRVLDEDDQEVELRDLDEGMDEDVIHVDDLEKAREKAAQEAKAAFEAEEAEKATKAEATEEAAEQE, from the coding sequence TTGGCAGGACATGACGTTCAATACGGGAAACATCGTACCCGTCGTAGTTTTTCAAGAATCAAAGAAGTTCTTGACTTACCAAATTTGATTGAAATTCAAACTGACTCATTCAAAGCTTTCCTAGACCACGGTCTTAAGGAAGTGTTTGAAGATGTATTGCCAATTTCAAACTTCACAGACACAATGGAGTTGGAATTTGTTGGATATGAAATCAAGGAACCAAAATACACGCTAGAAGAAGCTCGTATTCACGATGCTAGCTACTCAGCACCAATTTTTGTAACCTTCCGCTTGATCAATAAAGAAACAGGCGAAATCAAGACCCAAGAAGTTTTCTTTGGTGATTTCCCAATCATGACAGAAATGGGTACTTTCATCATCAATGGTGGTGAACGTATTATCGTTTCTCAGTTGGTCCGCTCACCAGGTGTTTACTTTAACGACAAAGTAGACAAAAATGGTAAGGTGGGCTATGGTTCAACTGTTATCCCTAACCGTGGAGCTTGGTTGGAACTTGAAAGCGACTCAAAAGATATCACCTACACTCGTATCGACCGTACTCGTAAGATTCCATTTACAACCTTGGTTCGTGCTCTTGGTTTCTCAGGTGATGATGAAATCTTTGATATTTTTGGTGACAGCGAATTGGTTCGCAACACTGTTGAAAAAGATATCCACAAGAATCCAATGGACTCTCGTACAGACGAAGCCTTGAAAGAAATTTACGAACGCCTTCGTCCAGGTGAGCCTAAGACGGCTGAAAGCTCACGTAGCTTGCTTGTGGCTCGCTTCTTTGACCCACGTCGCTATGACTTGGCAGCAGTTGGTCGTTACAAAATCAATAAAAAACTCAATGTTAAAACACGTTTGCTCAACCAAACCATTGCAGAGCCATTGGTAGACCCTGAAACTGGAGAAATCTTGGTAGAAGCTGGTACGATTATGACTCGTAGCGTGATTGAAAGCATTGAAAGCCATTTGGATGGCGACTTGAACAAGATTGTCTACATCCCAAACGATGCAGCCGTTGTGACTGAGCCTGTTGTTCTTCAAAAATTCAAGGTTGTTGCTCCAACTGATCCAGATCGCGTCGTAACGATCATTGGTAATGCTAACCCAGATGACAAGGTTCGTACGGTGACTCCTGCAGATATCCTTGCTGAGATGAGCTACTTCCTCAACTTGGCTGAAGGACTTGGCCGTGTAGATGATATCGACCACCTTGGAAATCGTCGTATCCGTGCGGTTGGTGAATTGCTTGCCAACCAAGTACGTTTGGGACTTTCTCGTATGGAACGTAATGTCCGTGAACGTATGTCTGTTCAGGACAATGAAGTCTTGACACCACAACAAATTATCAATATCCGTCCTGTAACAGCTGCAGTTAAAGAATTCTTTGGTTCATCACAGTTGTCACAGTTCATGGACCAACACAACCCGCTTTCTGAGTTGTCTCACAAACGCCGTTTGTCAGCCTTAGGACCTGGTGGTTTGACTCGTGACCGTGCCGGATATGAAGTACGTGACGTGCACTACACTCACTATGGTCGTATGTGTCCAATCGAGACACCTGAAGGACCTAACATCGGTTTGATCAATAACTTGTCATCTTACGGACACTTGAACAAATATGGTTTTGTTCAAACACCATACCGTAAGGTTGACCGTGAAACAGGTGTTGTCACGAACGAAATTGTTTGGTTGACAGCTGATGAAGAAGATGAATATACTGTAGCTCAGGCTAACTCTCGTCTGAATGAAGATGGAACCTTTGCTGAGAAGATTGTCATGGGACGTCACCAAGGGGTCAACCAAGAGTATCCAGCTAATATTGTTGACTACATGGACGTTTCACCAAAACAGGTAGTTGCCGTTGCGACAGCATGTATTCCTTTCTTGGAAAACGATGACTCCAACCGTGCCCTCATGGGAGCCAATATGCAACGTCAGGCTGTGCCATTGATTAATCCTCAGGCACCTTACGTTGGTACTGGTATGGAATACCAAGCAGCCCACGATTCTGGTGCGGCTGTGATTGCTCAGTATGATGGTAAAGTTACTTACGCAGATGCTGACAAGGTAGAAGTTCGTCGTGAAGATGGTTCATTGGATGTTTACCACATCCAAAAATTCCGTCGTTCAAACTCAGGTACTGCTTACAACCAACGCACTCTCGTAAAAGTTGGTGATGTCGTTGAAAAAGGCGATTTCATCGCTGACGGACCTTCTATGGAAAATGGAGAAATGGCGCTTGGACAAAACCCAATCGTTGCCTACATGACTTGGGAAGGTTACAACTTCGAGGATGCCGTTATCATGAGCGAACGCTTGGTGAAGGACGATGTCTACACATCTGTTCACCTTGAAGAATACGAATCAGAAACGCGCGATACAAAGCTTGGGCCTGAAGAAATCACTCGCGAAATTCCAAACGTTGGTGAAGATGCCCTCAAAGACCTTGACGAAATGGGGATTATCCGTATTGGTGCTGAGGTTAAAGAAGGTGATATTCTTGTAGGTAAAGTAACACCTAAGGGTGAGAAAGATCTTTCAGCTGAAGAACGTCTCTTGCACGCTATCTTTGGAGACAAGTCTCGTGAAGTGCGTGATACTTCTCTTCGTGTACCACACGGTGCCGATGGTGTCGTTCGTGATGTTAAGATCTTTACACGTGTAAATGGAGATGAGTTGCAATCAGGTGTTAACATGTTGGTTCGTGTTTACATCGCTCAAAAACGTAAGATTAAGGTCGGAGATAAAATGGCCGGACGTCACGGAAACAAAGGGGTTGTCTCTCGTATCGTTCCTGTAGAAGACATGCCTTACCTTCCAGACGGAACTCCAGTCGACATCATGTTGAACCCACTTGGGGTACCATCACGTATGAATATCGGTCAGGTTATGGAGCTTCACCTTGGTATGGCAGCTCGTACTCTTGGTATTCACATCGCGACACCAGTCTTTGATGGAGCAAGTTCTGAAGATCTTTGGTCAACTGTTAAAGAAGCAGGTATGGATAGCGATGCCAAAACGATCCTTTACGATGGACGTACTGGTGAACCGTTTGATAACCGTGTTTCTGTCGGAGTCATGTACATGATCAAACTCCACCACATGGTTGATGATAAATTGCACGCGCGTTCAGTCGGACCATACTCAACTGTTACCCAACAACCACTCGGAGGTAAGGCTCAGTTTGGTGGACAACGTTTCGGTGAGATGGAGGTTTGGGCTCTTGAAGCCTACGGTGCGTCAAATGTCCTTCAAGAAATCTTGACTTACAAGTCGGACGATATCAACGGACGTTTGAAAGCCTATGAAGCTATTACAAAAGGCAAACCAATTCCAAAACCAGGTGTTCCAGAATCCTTCCGAGTTCTTGTCAAAGAATTGCAATCTCTTGGTCTTGACATGCGTGTCCTAGACGAAGATGACCAAGAAGTGGAACTTCGCGACTTGGATGAAGGAATGGACGAAGATGTCATCCACGTAGATGACCTTGAAAAAGCCCGCGAAAAAGCAGCCCAAGAGGCTAAAGCAGCCTTTGAAGCTGAAGAAGCTGAGAAAGCAACAAAAGCGGAAGCAACAGAAGAAGCTGCTGAACAAGAATAA
- the rpoC gene encoding DNA-directed RNA polymerase subunit beta' has product MVDVNRFKSMQITLASPSKVRSWSYGEVKKTETINYRTLKPEREGLFDEVIFGPTKDWECACGKYKRIRYRGIVCDRCGVEVTRTKVRRERMGHIELKAPVSHIWYFKGIPSRMGLTLDMSPRALEEVIYFAAYVVIDPKDTPLEHKSIMTEREYRERLREYGYGSFVAKMGAEAIQDLLKQVDLEKEIAELKEELKTATGQKRVKAIRRLDVLDAFYKSGNKPEWMILNILPVIPPDLRPMLQLDGGRFASSDLNDLYRRVINRNNRLARLLELNAPGIIVQNEKRMLQEAVDALIDNGRRGRPITGPGSRPLKSLSHMLKGKQGRFRQNLLGKRVDFSGRSVIAVGPTLKMYQCGVPREMAIELFKPFVMREIVARDIVQNVKAAKRLVERGDERIWDILEEVIKEHPVLLNRAPTLHRLGIQAFEPVLIDGKALRLHPLVCEAYNADFDGDQMAIHVPLSEEAQAEARILMLAAEHILNPKDGKPVVTPSQDMVLGNYYLTMEEAGREGEGMVFKDRDEAVMAYRNGYVHLHSRVGIATDSLNKPWTEEQRHKVLLTTVGKILFNDIMPEGLPYLQEPNNANLTEGVPAKYFLPLGGDIKEAISNLELNPPFKKKNLGNIIAEIFKRFRTTETSALLDRMKNLGYHHSTLAGLTVGIADIPVVDDKTEIIEESHKRVEQITKQFRRGMITDDERYNAVTAEWRAAREKLEKRLIANQDPKNPIVMMMDSGARGNISNFSQLAGMRGLMAAPNGRIMELPILSNFREGLSVLEMFFSTHGARKGMTDTALKTADSGYLTRRLVDVAQDVIIREDDCGTDRGLLIRSIAEGKEMIESLEERLNGRYTKKTVKHPETGAVIIGPNELITEDKAREIVNAGVEEVTIRSVFTCNTRHGVCRHCYGINLATGDAVEVGEAVGTIAAQSIGEPGTQLTMRTFHTGGVASNTDITQGLPRVQEIFEARNPKGEAVITEVKGQVTAIEEDASTRTKKVFVKGETGEGEYVVPFTARMRVEVGGQVARGAALTEGSIQPKRLLAVRDVLSVETYLLGEVQKVYRSQGVEIGDKHIEVMVRQMIRKVRVMDPGDTDLLMGTLMDINDFTDANKDVLIAGGVPATGRPVLMGITKASLETNSFLSAASFQETTRVLTDAAIRGKKDHLLGLKENVIIGKIIPAGTGMARYRNLEPYAVNEEEYLNPPVEEEGNEETTEVVVDTAVETVEETVE; this is encoded by the coding sequence GTGGTTGATGTAAATCGTTTTAAAAGTATGCAAATCACCCTAGCTTCTCCAAGTAAAGTCCGTTCATGGTCTTATGGAGAAGTCAAAAAAACTGAAACAATCAATTATCGTACCTTGAAACCAGAACGTGAAGGACTCTTTGATGAAGTGATCTTTGGTCCTACAAAAGACTGGGAATGTGCTTGTGGTAAGTACAAACGCATTCGTTACAGAGGAATTGTTTGTGACCGCTGTGGGGTTGAAGTAACGCGTACGAAAGTTCGTCGTGAGCGTATGGGACATATCGAATTGAAAGCTCCTGTATCTCACATCTGGTACTTCAAGGGGATTCCAAGCCGTATGGGCTTGACCCTTGATATGAGCCCTCGTGCCCTCGAGGAAGTTATCTACTTTGCGGCTTATGTGGTGATTGATCCTAAGGATACACCACTTGAGCACAAGTCTATCATGACAGAGCGCGAATACCGAGAGCGCTTGCGCGAATATGGTTATGGTTCATTTGTTGCCAAGATGGGTGCGGAAGCCATCCAAGACCTTTTGAAGCAAGTAGATCTTGAAAAAGAAATTGCTGAACTCAAAGAAGAATTGAAAACAGCTACTGGACAAAAACGTGTCAAAGCCATCCGTCGTTTGGATGTTTTGGATGCCTTTTACAAGTCTGGAAACAAACCTGAATGGATGATTCTTAACATCCTTCCGGTTATCCCACCAGATCTTCGTCCAATGTTGCAGTTGGATGGTGGCCGTTTTGCCTCATCTGACTTGAATGACCTTTACCGCCGTGTTATCAACCGTAACAACCGTTTGGCTCGTTTGCTTGAGTTAAATGCACCAGGTATCATCGTTCAAAATGAGAAACGTATGCTTCAAGAAGCAGTTGACGCTTTGATTGACAATGGTCGTCGTGGTCGTCCAATCACAGGACCAGGTAGCCGTCCATTGAAATCATTGAGCCACATGCTTAAAGGTAAACAAGGACGCTTCCGTCAAAACTTGCTCGGTAAACGTGTTGACTTCTCAGGACGTTCCGTTATCGCCGTTGGTCCAACTCTTAAGATGTACCAATGTGGTGTGCCACGTGAAATGGCGATTGAACTCTTTAAACCATTTGTCATGCGTGAAATCGTTGCCCGTGATATCGTGCAAAACGTCAAAGCAGCTAAACGCTTGGTGGAACGCGGAGATGAGCGTATCTGGGATATCCTTGAAGAAGTGATTAAAGAACACCCAGTGCTTTTGAACCGCGCACCGACCCTTCACCGTTTGGGTATCCAAGCCTTCGAGCCAGTCTTAATTGATGGTAAGGCTCTTCGCTTGCACCCACTTGTCTGTGAAGCCTACAATGCCGACTTTGACGGGGACCAAATGGCCATCCACGTACCACTTTCAGAAGAAGCACAAGCAGAAGCTCGTATCCTCATGCTAGCTGCTGAGCACATCTTGAACCCGAAAGATGGGAAACCGGTAGTTACTCCATCTCAGGACATGGTTTTGGGTAACTACTACTTGACCATGGAAGAAGCTGGTCGCGAAGGTGAAGGAATGGTCTTCAAAGACCGTGACGAAGCGGTTATGGCTTACCGCAATGGTTATGTTCACCTCCACTCACGTGTTGGTATCGCAACAGACAGCCTCAACAAGCCTTGGACAGAAGAGCAAAGACATAAGGTCTTGCTTACAACAGTTGGTAAAATTCTCTTCAACGATATCATGCCAGAGGGGCTACCATACTTGCAAGAACCAAACAATGCCAACTTGACAGAAGGTGTTCCAGCTAAATACTTCTTGCCACTTGGTGGAGATATCAAGGAAGCTATCAGCAATCTTGAGCTCAACCCTCCATTCAAGAAGAAAAACCTTGGAAATATCATCGCTGAAATCTTCAAACGTTTCCGTACGACAGAAACTTCTGCCCTACTTGACCGCATGAAGAACCTCGGTTACCACCACTCAACTCTTGCAGGATTGACAGTGGGTATTGCCGATATCCCAGTCGTTGATGACAAGACTGAAATCATTGAAGAATCACACAAACGTGTCGAACAAATCACCAAACAATTCCGTCGTGGTATGATCACAGACGACGAGCGTTACAATGCTGTTACAGCTGAATGGCGTGCTGCCCGTGAAAAACTTGAGAAACGCTTGATTGCTAACCAAGATCCTAAGAACCCAATCGTTATGATGATGGACTCTGGAGCCCGTGGTAACATCTCAAACTTCTCACAGCTTGCCGGTATGCGTGGTCTGATGGCTGCTCCGAATGGACGTATCATGGAATTGCCAATCCTTTCAAACTTCCGCGAAGGTTTGTCGGTATTGGAAATGTTCTTCTCAACTCACGGTGCTCGTAAAGGTATGACCGATACGGCCCTTAAGACAGCCGACTCAGGTTACTTGACTCGTCGTTTGGTCGACGTTGCCCAAGACGTTATCATCCGTGAGGACGACTGTGGAACTGACCGTGGTCTCTTGATCCGTTCTATCGCAGAAGGAAAAGAGATGATCGAGTCTCTCGAAGAGCGTCTCAACGGTCGTTACACTAAGAAAACTGTTAAACATCCAGAAACTGGTGCAGTGATTATTGGTCCAAATGAATTGATTACAGAAGACAAGGCGCGTGAAATTGTCAATGCTGGTGTGGAAGAAGTGACTATCCGTTCTGTATTTACATGTAACACTCGTCACGGTGTCTGCCGTCACTGTTACGGTATCAACTTGGCGACTGGTGATGCGGTTGAAGTTGGTGAAGCAGTTGGTACCATTGCTGCCCAATCTATCGGGGAACCTGGTACACAGCTTACAATGCGTACCTTCCACACAGGTGGGGTTGCCTCAAATACCGATATCACTCAGGGTCTTCCTCGTGTCCAAGAAATCTTTGAAGCCCGCAATCCTAAAGGGGAAGCGGTTATCACAGAGGTTAAAGGACAAGTTACTGCTATCGAAGAAGATGCATCAACTCGTACCAAGAAAGTCTTTGTTAAGGGTGAAACTGGCGAAGGTGAATATGTCGTTCCATTTACAGCTCGTATGCGTGTCGAAGTTGGGGGCCAAGTAGCGCGTGGTGCTGCTCTGACAGAAGGTTCTATCCAACCAAAACGTCTCCTTGCAGTTCGTGATGTCTTGTCAGTTGAAACGTACCTTCTCGGTGAAGTACAAAAAGTTTACCGTAGCCAAGGGGTAGAAATCGGTGACAAACACATCGAGGTAATGGTTCGTCAAATGATCCGTAAAGTCCGTGTCATGGATCCAGGTGATACAGATCTTCTCATGGGTACCCTCATGGATATCAATGACTTTACAGATGCCAACAAAGATGTCCTTATCGCAGGTGGAGTTCCAGCGACAGGTCGCCCAGTCCTTATGGGAATTACCAAAGCCTCACTTGAAACAAACAGTTTCTTGTCAGCGGCTTCCTTCCAGGAAACAACTCGTGTCCTTACTGACGCAGCTATCCGTGGTAAGAAAGACCATCTCCTTGGACTTAAAGAAAATGTTATCATCGGTAAGATCATCCCAGCTGGTACTGGTATGGCCCGTTACCGTAACCTTGAACCATATGCTGTCAACGAAGAAGAATACCTTAATCCTCCAGTAGAGGAAGAAGGAAATGAAGAAACAACAGAAGTAGTTGTGGATACTGCCGTTGAAACTGTGGAAGAAACAGTAGAATAA
- the ndk gene encoding nucleoside-diphosphate kinase, with amino-acid sequence MEQTFFIIKPDGVKRGLVGEVLKRIEQRGFTIEKLEFRSQVSEELIDQHYQDLVGQSFYPPIREFMTSGPVLVGVISGPKVIETWRTMMGATRPEEALPGTIRGDFAKAAGENEVIQNVVHGSDSEESAKREIALWF; translated from the coding sequence ATGGAACAAACATTCTTTATCATCAAACCAGATGGTGTAAAAAGAGGGCTAGTGGGTGAAGTGTTAAAGCGCATCGAACAACGTGGATTTACAATCGAAAAATTGGAGTTTCGTTCACAAGTTTCAGAAGAGTTGATTGACCAGCACTATCAGGACTTGGTTGGTCAGAGTTTTTACCCACCGATTCGTGAATTCATGACTTCAGGTCCAGTTCTTGTGGGTGTCATTTCTGGTCCCAAAGTAATCGAAACTTGGCGGACCATGATGGGTGCAACTCGTCCAGAAGAAGCTTTACCAGGCACTATTCGAGGTGATTTTGCAAAAGCTGCTGGAGAAAATGAGGTTATCCAAAATGTTGTACATGGTTCAGATTCAGAAGAGTCAGCTAAGCGAGAAATTGCTCTTTGGTTTTAA
- a CDS encoding ABC transporter ATP-binding protein, with product MIELKQVSKSFGERELFSNLSMTFEAGKVYALIGSSGSGKTTLMNMIGKLEPYDGTIFYRGKDLANYKSSDFFRHELGYLFQNFGLIENQSIEENLKLGLIGQKLSRSEQRLRQKQALEQVGLTYLDLDKRIFELSGGESQRVALAKVILKNPPFILADEPTASIDPATSQLIMEILLSLRDDNRLIIIATHNPAIWEMADEVFTMDRLK from the coding sequence ATGATTGAACTTAAACAGGTGAGTAAATCTTTTGGAGAACGAGAGTTATTTTCGAATCTTTCAATGACATTTGAGGCTGGAAAAGTCTATGCCTTAATTGGTTCAAGTGGTAGCGGAAAAACAACCTTGATGAACATGATTGGGAAATTAGAACCTTATGATGGGACGATTTTTTACCGAGGTAAAGACTTGGCCAATTATAAATCGAGTGATTTTTTCCGTCACGAATTGGGCTACCTCTTCCAGAACTTTGGCTTAATTGAAAACCAAAGTATTGAAGAAAACCTTAAGCTAGGTCTCATTGGTCAAAAGTTGAGTCGGTCGGAACAGCGGTTGAGGCAGAAGCAGGCTTTAGAACAGGTCGGCCTGACTTATCTTGACCTAGATAAGCGCATCTTTGAGTTATCGGGCGGAGAATCGCAACGGGTTGCCTTGGCAAAAGTTATCTTAAAGAATCCACCCTTTATTCTGGCAGATGAGCCAACAGCTTCAATAGACCCAGCAACTTCTCAGTTGATTATGGAGATTTTGCTATCTCTTCGAGATGATAATAGGCTAATCATTATCGCAACACATAATCCAGCAATTTGGGAGATGGCTGATGAAGTGTTCACGATGGATCGTCTGAAATAA
- a CDS encoding DUF1430 domain-containing protein — protein sequence MKKLFILISNLLASLFFVWVFTIWTDTYVSYYYPNVVVHDSSPETTFQHVATRLEKLAEETDSFIAIQHQDPNSEGTTVFSYTTFGDGKLPDGLQEKKLEDAQSSSVETNYFVFDGHLDIHLLREELSQLGLTNMNLTIPSKLSTLMAIFSNGFQLISLLIFILTFIALTLISQISQLRSSGIRLISGEKRWSIFLRPVGEDLKGIAVGFSLAGVLAILMQKILSLPTQSLMTIGAGLLSYNLILLSISLFFAQLFAVGIKKIHLMQIIKGQVPVRGIISLILIGQLLAIIIVTLGIGSSLKYSQAWQQHRIGQEAWSQERQLITLSISREGTSPGFDEQAQRKLRTWYQLMDLAVSEQKAFLSRHQLIDRTLQNGMASSKNLITSTEWHDYNPNGNVLIVTPQYLERQNIPVDTTIEQKMNHLYVGEFVLLLPEHLRSEEEHYKSVFEDDLTSRMSSQDERQQMTATVGYLESGQDRFVYNTTPISYQQFLKDPIIIVITPQSTGPQSILFWIDAVQNYVLFNQLSDAQELIQRQGIENWVSEMQTGYHNYITLLDNIQRERWVMLAGAGLGIATSILLFNTMNRLYFEEFRRAIFIKRIAGLRFLEIHRTYLFAQLGVFLLGFVASVFLQVEIGVAFLVLLLFTGLSLLQLHVQMQKENKMSMLVLKGG from the coding sequence ATGAAAAAATTATTTATACTCATATCCAACCTGCTTGCTAGTTTGTTCTTTGTTTGGGTATTTACCATTTGGACTGATACATATGTCTCCTATTATTACCCCAACGTTGTTGTACATGATTCTTCCCCTGAAACAACTTTTCAGCATGTTGCTACACGCTTGGAAAAACTAGCAGAAGAAACAGATAGCTTTATTGCGATTCAACACCAAGATCCTAACTCAGAAGGTACTACAGTTTTTTCTTATACGACCTTTGGGGACGGAAAGTTGCCTGATGGGCTTCAGGAAAAAAAACTAGAAGATGCTCAAAGTAGTAGTGTTGAAACAAACTATTTTGTATTCGATGGACACCTAGATATTCACTTGCTAAGGGAGGAGCTAAGTCAACTTGGCTTGACTAACATGAACCTGACAATTCCATCTAAACTATCTACGTTAATGGCTATCTTTAGTAACGGATTTCAGTTAATCAGTCTATTGATTTTCATCTTAACCTTTATAGCACTGACTTTAATTAGTCAAATTAGCCAATTACGGTCGTCGGGCATTCGCCTCATTTCAGGAGAGAAACGGTGGTCCATTTTCCTTAGACCAGTTGGTGAGGATTTGAAAGGGATAGCTGTTGGTTTCAGTTTAGCTGGCGTGCTCGCCATTCTTATGCAAAAAATTCTGTCGCTTCCAACGCAATCCCTAATGACCATAGGAGCAGGCTTGCTCAGTTATAATCTCATCTTGTTGTCGATCTCCCTGTTTTTCGCTCAACTCTTCGCAGTTGGGATAAAAAAGATACACCTGATGCAGATTATAAAAGGGCAAGTGCCTGTCAGAGGAATCATTAGTTTGATTTTAATCGGTCAACTATTAGCGATTATTATTGTAACGCTGGGAATAGGGAGTAGCTTAAAGTATTCCCAAGCCTGGCAACAGCATCGGATTGGACAAGAGGCTTGGAGTCAGGAAAGGCAACTGATTACCCTATCAATCAGCCGTGAAGGAACGAGTCCTGGTTTTGATGAACAAGCTCAAAGGAAACTCAGAACTTGGTATCAATTGATGGATCTGGCTGTTTCAGAACAAAAGGCTTTCTTATCTAGACACCAGTTAATTGACCGTACTTTGCAAAATGGCATGGCTTCCTCCAAAAACTTGATAACCTCTACAGAATGGCACGATTACAACCCGAATGGCAATGTCCTTATCGTCACACCGCAATACTTGGAGCGTCAAAACATTCCTGTAGATACAACTATTGAGCAAAAGATGAATCACCTTTATGTAGGGGAGTTTGTCTTATTGCTGCCTGAACACCTCCGTTCAGAGGAAGAACATTATAAATCTGTTTTTGAAGACGACTTAACCAGTCGCATGTCTAGTCAAGATGAACGACAGCAAATGACTGCTACGGTAGGTTATTTAGAATCAGGTCAGGATCGTTTTGTGTATAATACGACCCCTATTTCTTACCAGCAGTTTTTGAAAGATCCAATCATCATTGTTATAACACCCCAATCAACTGGTCCACAGTCCATTTTGTTTTGGATAGACGCAGTACAGAACTACGTTCTCTTTAATCAATTGTCTGATGCCCAGGAGCTTATCCAGAGACAAGGCATTGAAAATTGGGTCTCAGAAATGCAAACAGGTTACCACAACTACATCACATTATTGGATAATATTCAGAGGGAACGTTGGGTAATGCTAGCAGGAGCTGGGCTTGGGATTGCAACTTCAATCTTGTTGTTTAACACTATGAATAGGCTCTACTTTGAAGAATTTAGACGTGCCATTTTTATCAAACGCATTGCAGGTCTCAGGTTCTTAGAAATCCATCGCACTTATCTCTTTGCTCAACTGGGTGTGTTTTTACTGGGATTTGTTGCGAGTGTATTTCTTCAGGTAGAGATAGGAGTTGCTTTCTTAGTCTTGTTACTCTTTACTGGTCTATCTCTTTTACAGTTACATGTCCAAATGCAGAAAGAAAACAAGATGTCCATGCTTGTTTTGAAGGGAGGTTAA
- a CDS encoding PhrA family quorum-sensing system peptide: protein MKKNRGIQKLAILVLLGVFMFSNTIPYQQFIQKNRQLEIRVQSQKKSNGLDVGKAD from the coding sequence ATGAAGAAAAATCGTGGAATTCAAAAATTAGCTATATTAGTATTACTAGGTGTTTTTATGTTTAGTAACACAATTCCTTACCAACAGTTTATTCAGAAGAATAGACAATTGGAGATTCGAGTGCAATCACAAAAGAAGTCCAATGGTCTTGATGTTGGGAAGGCTGATTGA